In Helicobacter mastomyrinus, a single genomic region encodes these proteins:
- the rfaD gene encoding ADP-glyceromanno-heptose 6-epimerase: protein MKYIYDDLVEKKILITGGAGFIGSNLAMYFQKHHPNAQVYVFDKFRDGELFPSGNPTSLGHFKNLIKFKGNIIVGDITNTRDLQKLKDYDFDVIFHQAAISDTTVQNQELVMKANYEAFLHLLELANSSQAMMIYASSAGTYGNSPAPNIVGSGEIPENVYGYSKLCMDNYVRKILESDPSCPIIGLRYFNVYGNREFHKGKTASMILQLSLQALEHKKVRLFKHGEQKRDFVFIKDVVQANVKALESAKSGIYNVGSGEARSFNDIVACLKEHLGDFEIEYFENPYSFFQTHTEADISATKEHLSYTPRFNLEQGIEAYMKEIQNIFATLRR from the coding sequence ATGAAATATATTTATGATGATTTAGTAGAAAAGAAGATTCTTATTACCGGTGGGGCTGGATTCATCGGGAGTAATCTTGCGATGTATTTTCAAAAGCACCACCCCAATGCTCAAGTTTATGTGTTTGATAAATTCCGTGATGGTGAGCTATTCCCTAGTGGGAATCCTACATCTCTAGGACATTTTAAGAATCTTATTAAATTTAAAGGCAATATCATCGTAGGGGATATTACTAATACGCGAGATTTGCAAAAGCTAAAAGATTATGATTTTGATGTGATTTTTCATCAGGCTGCTATATCTGATACTACCGTGCAGAATCAAGAGCTAGTGATGAAGGCAAATTATGAGGCATTCTTGCATTTGCTTGAGCTTGCTAATAGCTCTCAAGCAATGATGATTTATGCCTCATCTGCGGGGACTTATGGTAATTCTCCCGCGCCAAATATCGTAGGTAGCGGTGAAATACCCGAAAATGTCTATGGCTATTCTAAGCTTTGTATGGATAATTATGTGAGAAAAATCCTTGAGAGCGACCCTTCTTGCCCTATTATAGGCTTGCGCTATTTTAATGTTTATGGAAATAGAGAATTTCATAAAGGTAAAACAGCCTCTATGATTTTGCAGCTTTCCCTCCAAGCCTTAGAGCATAAGAAAGTGCGGCTTTTTAAGCACGGCGAACAAAAACGTGATTTTGTATTTATCAAAGATGTAGTCCAAGCTAATGTCAAAGCCCTAGAATCTGCTAAAAGTGGTATTTATAATGTCGGCAGTGGCGAGGCGAGAAGCTTTAATGATATTGTGGCTTGTCTTAAAGAGCATTTGGGGGATTTTGAAATAGAATATTTTGAGAATCCTTATAGCTTTTTCCAAACGCACACAGAAGCAGATATAAGTGCTACAAAAGAACATCTCTCTTATACGCCACGATTTAACCTAGAGCAAGGGATTGAAGCATATATGAAGGAGATTCAAAATATTTTTGCAACTCTAAGGCGGTAA
- a CDS encoding D-glycero-alpha-D-manno-heptose-1,7-bisphosphate 7-phosphatase, whose product MQKCAFFDRDGVINKDLGYVYKQTDFIFCDGIFELLSTLKAQGYLLLVMTNQSGIARGYYTQEQLGSLHQYMQQCLIEKIGFGFDRIYFCPHSPEANCACRKPKIGMIEAACRDFSINLAQSFFIGDKITDMQCAQNAHINGKFLLGTEDIGDNSLKNIQKVATLQELHSIIKAQNSL is encoded by the coding sequence ATGCAAAAATGTGCGTTTTTTGATAGAGATGGTGTGATTAATAAAGACTTAGGCTATGTGTATAAGCAGACGGATTTTATCTTTTGTGATGGAATCTTTGAGCTTCTCTCTACGCTTAAGGCACAGGGCTATCTCTTGCTTGTGATGACTAATCAATCCGGCATCGCGCGAGGTTACTATACGCAAGAGCAGTTAGGGAGCCTCCATCAGTATATGCAGCAATGCTTGATAGAAAAGATTGGCTTTGGCTTTGATAGAATCTATTTTTGTCCGCACTCACCGGAGGCAAATTGCGCCTGTCGCAAACCTAAAATTGGTATGATTGAAGCCGCTTGTAGGGATTTCTCCATTAATTTGGCGCAATCTTTTTTTATAGGAGATAAAATCACAGATATGCAATGTGCGCAAAATGCCCATATCAATGGGAAATTTCTACTAGGCACAGAAGATATAGGGGATAATTCACTCAAAAATATCCAAAAGGTTGCCACTTTGCAAGAACTCCATAGTATAATAAAAGCACAAAATTCGCTCTAA
- a CDS encoding FUSC family protein, with protein sequence MHAAVRECKWGLLQKIMLAAFYKLIFRRFIYVYDAGFFSLFYAFKAMIAICISGGFCYILLGSDVLIWAVMMAMYVFFLNGFKSNKDMDWKYLVLFVLFVCGLIPIFGIWEDSLWLILPSMLLAFSIGISEVYDSDLPKVLTLALINALVAIIFVGSHPEVPLWQCITAALIGGSVSIGVRLFISFGQYGRFVQTQFVAQLFELSMMCENLGTDNYETLKTQSINHISLLKSKLTSTSAKIKDAHLIKNHKRALFYIYKLESVYYVLDLMNYYFLHDEVALKDKTALKMAQEEMAYNLKELSHIFYGKKPMITKHSLQYALKHNANSQWIDALKIFYSKIESFTQLSSLQSLAFVENTTPKSLKEMYESLKDNPMPFFYGIRYAGAIGGAMFCAQFFHITHGAWIALGVVSMMHPNISTIKTVGKDSILGSLCGLILGVILVLTLWESPLLLGIFIVNLFLVVYFKTYPFVLWSLVLMLEFVLMFAFVDSDFITLIVYRFGDILLGFLFAFFASKILYPRYSADELLPQTILCLKSFTALMIDLEQSQSQILVHQNQLVRQLDELFILIRQSKEDKRRYTEHILQGFATLQDNFSQLKELTFLLCESFAPKANMCDVLLKNDLKALRVRYEMLCSMLDSKPYYFKTDEDERFLLKESDIYLIVHSIFVLQNALYGFLRTTLRE encoded by the coding sequence ATGCACGCAGCAGTGCGTGAGTGCAAGTGGGGATTATTACAAAAAATAATGCTTGCTGCTTTTTACAAACTCATCTTTAGACGTTTTATTTATGTCTATGATGCGGGGTTTTTTAGCCTCTTTTATGCCTTTAAGGCGATGATTGCTATTTGCATAAGTGGAGGATTTTGCTATATCTTGCTAGGAAGCGATGTGCTGATTTGGGCAGTGATGATGGCAATGTATGTATTTTTTCTCAATGGATTTAAGAGCAACAAAGATATGGATTGGAAATATCTTGTGTTGTTTGTGCTTTTTGTCTGTGGACTTATACCGATTTTTGGTATATGGGAGGATAGTTTATGGCTTATCTTGCCCTCTATGCTCCTTGCTTTTAGTATTGGTATAAGTGAAGTGTATGATAGCGATTTGCCTAAGGTGCTTACTTTAGCTCTCATTAATGCACTTGTGGCTATCATCTTTGTAGGCTCACACCCTGAAGTACCATTATGGCAGTGTATCACTGCTGCCCTTATAGGTGGGAGCGTAAGCATTGGTGTGCGACTTTTTATATCCTTTGGGCAGTATGGGAGATTTGTCCAAACGCAATTTGTCGCTCAACTCTTTGAACTCTCTATGATGTGTGAGAATCTTGGTACAGATAATTATGAAACGCTCAAAACGCAATCAATCAATCATATTTCTTTGCTTAAATCAAAGCTCACTTCCACTTCTGCTAAAATTAAAGACGCTCATCTTATCAAAAACCACAAACGTGCCCTTTTTTATATTTATAAATTAGAAAGTGTGTATTATGTGCTAGATTTAATGAATTATTATTTTTTGCACGATGAGGTAGCATTAAAAGATAAAACAGCATTAAAAATGGCACAAGAAGAAATGGCTTATAATCTTAAAGAACTCTCACATATCTTTTATGGCAAAAAACCTATGATTACCAAGCATTCACTTCAATATGCGCTTAAGCATAATGCCAACTCCCAATGGATTGACGCGCTAAAAATCTTTTATTCTAAAATAGAATCCTTTACACAGCTTTCATCTTTGCAATCTCTTGCCTTTGTAGAAAATACTACACCCAAGAGCCTTAAAGAGATGTATGAATCCCTTAAAGATAACCCTATGCCATTTTTTTATGGGATTCGCTATGCGGGGGCAATAGGTGGTGCGATGTTTTGTGCACAGTTTTTTCATATCACTCACGGGGCGTGGATTGCCCTTGGGGTAGTATCTATGATGCATCCTAATATCAGCACGATTAAGACAGTGGGCAAAGATTCTATTTTAGGAAGCTTATGTGGCTTAATACTTGGTGTGATATTGGTATTGACATTGTGGGAATCTCCTTTGCTCTTGGGTATTTTTATCGTTAATCTTTTTTTGGTCGTGTATTTTAAGACTTATCCTTTTGTGCTATGGTCGCTTGTGTTAATGCTCGAGTTTGTGTTAATGTTTGCCTTTGTGGATAGTGATTTTATTACGCTTATTGTATATCGATTTGGTGATATTTTGCTAGGATTTTTATTTGCTTTTTTTGCTTCTAAGATACTTTATCCGCGATATAGTGCTGATGAGCTACTCCCTCAAACGATACTATGTCTAAAGTCTTTTACTGCTTTGATGATAGATTTAGAGCAATCCCAAAGCCAAATTCTAGTCCATCAAAATCAGCTTGTGCGGCAGCTTGATGAGCTTTTTATACTTATTAGACAAAGCAAGGAAGACAAGAGACGCTATACAGAGCATATTTTGCAGGGATTTGCTACCTTGCAAGATAATTTTTCTCAACTCAAAGAACTGACATTTTTATTATGTGAAAGTTTTGCTCCTAAGGCGAATATGTGCGATGTGCTTTTGAAAAATGATTTGAAAGCTTTGCGTGTGCGCTATGAAATGCTTTGTTCTATGCTTGATTCTAAACCGTATTATTTCAAAACTGATGAAGACGAGAGGTTTTTACTCAAAGAGAGTGATATTTATCTTATTGTGCATTCCATTTTTGTATTGCAAAATGCTCTTTATGGCTTTTTGCGCACTACATTGAGGGAATAA
- the gmd gene encoding GDP-mannose 4,6-dehydratase: protein MKKALITGITGQDGAYLAEFLLKKGYEVHGIKRRSSLFNTDRIDHLYQDPHVNNRNFFLHYGDLTDSMNLTRIIADVKPDEIYNLAAMSHVAVSFDTPEYTANADGLGTLRILEAVRLLGLIEKTKIYQASTSELYGLVQEVPQSEKTPFYPRSPYACAKLYAYWITINYREAYNIFASNGILFNHESPIRGETFVTRKITRAVAKIALGLQDKLYLGNLSAKRDWGHAKDYVRMMWLILQAQKAEDWVIATGVTTEVREFVKMAFDELDIEVGFEGEGVNEKGYIIACHGNFKLKKDTEVVSVDSRYFRPTEVDLLIGDASKAREKLGWVPEYDLKALVKDMVQSDLKLMQKDKYLQDGGYKILSYFE from the coding sequence ATGAAAAAGGCGCTTATTACAGGTATCACAGGGCAAGATGGAGCATATTTAGCCGAATTTCTCCTTAAAAAAGGCTATGAGGTGCATGGAATTAAAAGACGAAGTTCACTTTTTAATACCGATAGAATCGACCATCTCTACCAAGACCCCCACGTTAATAATCGTAATTTCTTTTTACACTATGGTGATTTAACAGATTCTATGAACCTTACACGAATTATCGCTGATGTGAAACCTGACGAAATCTATAACCTTGCGGCAATGAGCCATGTAGCCGTAAGCTTTGATACGCCTGAATATACTGCTAATGCCGATGGCTTAGGCACGCTTAGAATCTTAGAAGCCGTGCGACTTTTAGGCCTAATAGAAAAAACCAAGATCTATCAAGCCTCTACAAGTGAGCTTTATGGATTGGTGCAGGAAGTGCCTCAAAGTGAAAAAACGCCCTTTTATCCTCGCTCACCTTATGCGTGTGCAAAGCTCTATGCCTATTGGATCACAATCAATTATAGAGAGGCTTACAATATATTTGCAAGCAATGGCATTTTATTCAACCACGAAAGCCCCATACGTGGGGAAACTTTTGTAACGCGTAAAATCACACGTGCTGTGGCTAAAATCGCTCTAGGATTACAAGATAAGCTCTATTTGGGGAATCTCTCTGCAAAACGTGATTGGGGACACGCAAAAGACTATGTGCGTATGATGTGGCTTATTTTACAAGCGCAAAAAGCTGAAGATTGGGTTATCGCCACGGGGGTAACCACAGAGGTAAGGGAATTTGTCAAAATGGCATTTGATGAGCTTGACATTGAAGTGGGTTTTGAGGGTGAAGGCGTCAATGAAAAGGGCTATATCATAGCGTGTCACGGGAATTTTAAACTTAAAAAAGACACAGAAGTAGTTAGCGTAGATTCTCGATATTTTCGCCCTACGGAAGTGGATTTGCTTATTGGCGATGCGAGCAAAGCACGAGAGAAGCTAGGCTGGGTGCCAGAATATGACTTAAAAGCATTGGTAAAAGATATGGTGCAAAGCGATTTAAAACTTATGCAAAAAGACAAATATCTTCAAGATGGCGGCTATAAGATTCTAAGCTATTTTGAATAA
- a CDS encoding FkbM family methyltransferase produces the protein MQGMRFDTLMAKHHDTTEIDYLSIDVEGGGAELKILESIDFTPYRINLIGVEDNYRIHRALVPLYANVDIKKSPILALIDFLNAQIIYKRGAFKYPKLCLNTIY, from the coding sequence ATACAGGGTATGCGATTTGACACCCTTATGGCAAAGCACCATGATACAACTGAAATTGACTATCTCTCTATTGATGTGGAGGGGGGGGGGGCGGAGCTTAAAATCCTAGAATCGATTGATTTTACACCATATCGTATTAATCTCATTGGGGTAGAGGATAATTATCGCATACATCGGGCATTAGTGCCTCTTTACGCAAATGTAGATATAAAGAAATCGCCCATATTGGCTCTGATAGATTTTTTGAACGCACAAATAATTTATAAAAGAGGTGCTTTTAAATACCCTAAACTCTGCCTGAATACGATATATTGA
- a CDS encoding chaperone NapD — translation MNISSIVVKTTKDSFNAVKASIREIKGCEIYIEDEATAQLIVVLEAPSTEEEMAINKHLESLAGVVSANMHYAYQEEELNARLQTNSDGVCEFLNDDSIPAENITYAGSIAHLMGKTKKH, via the coding sequence ATGAATATCTCAAGCATTGTGGTAAAAACGACAAAAGATAGTTTTAACGCAGTCAAAGCAAGTATTAGGGAGATAAAGGGCTGTGAGATTTATATCGAAGATGAAGCAACAGCGCAGCTCATAGTGGTGCTAGAAGCCCCAAGCACAGAGGAGGAAATGGCGATTAATAAACATTTAGAATCTTTAGCAGGTGTGGTAAGCGCGAATATGCACTATGCCTATCAAGAAGAGGAATTAAATGCACGACTTCAAACTAATAGTGATGGCGTGTGTGAGTTTCTTAATGATGATTCTATCCCTGCGGAAAATATCACCTATGCGGGCTCAATCGCACATCTTATGGGTAAGACTAAAAAGCATTAG
- a CDS encoding WD40 repeat domain-containing protein: protein MKGLLLPYMRYFVYVLCVVALPLWAAPVTIESKNAQVIHTDGIITYISIFKNLIYVGNASGEVHIYEMDNAKKAQKKATLTLPLIEDYFGNMYAPRVFNITTFDGNNLFVLSESSRGGRQILKLSAMGDMQVILTTTTSPKRIVAFDKNKLVVGFLSNEIGLFDIDSAAFIYTTQPSQAGFSNLCVNAPFIFSTDESGVVNVLDVANGKILARLDNINKDNNYQIASSQNVILTAGVDRKMGIYTFDTPVSTTSQSNSQNTKPTFSLKSARSVKSDFLIYAVGISPQATLAAFSKNEQNDISLIHLPTLEEKYILKGATSLINSIIFYDEKTIVSGNDDKNFIIWTLD, encoded by the coding sequence ATGAAAGGCTTATTATTGCCTTATATGCGTTATTTTGTATATGTGCTATGCGTGGTGGCTTTGCCCTTATGGGCAGCGCCTGTTACTATTGAGAGTAAAAACGCACAAGTGATACATACTGATGGTATTATCACGTATATTAGCATATTTAAGAATCTCATTTATGTTGGCAATGCTTCGGGCGAGGTGCATATCTATGAGATGGATAATGCAAAAAAGGCACAAAAGAAGGCTACACTTACATTGCCATTAATTGAAGATTATTTTGGCAATATGTATGCGCCACGTGTGTTTAATATTACTACTTTTGATGGCAATAATCTTTTTGTGTTAAGTGAATCTTCGCGTGGAGGTAGGCAGATACTTAAGCTCTCTGCTATGGGCGATATGCAAGTGATTTTAACTACGACAACCTCGCCCAAACGTATCGTTGCCTTTGATAAAAATAAGCTTGTTGTTGGATTTTTGAGTAATGAAATCGGGCTTTTTGATATTGATAGTGCTGCTTTTATCTACACTACTCAGCCTAGTCAAGCTGGTTTTTCTAACTTATGTGTGAATGCGCCCTTTATTTTTAGCACCGATGAATCGGGTGTGGTAAATGTGTTAGATGTGGCAAATGGCAAGATTCTCGCGCGGCTTGATAATATCAACAAGGACAATAACTATCAAATTGCCTCTTCGCAAAATGTTATTCTTACAGCCGGTGTGGATAGAAAAATGGGAATTTATACTTTTGATACTCCCGTTTCCACCACTTCACAAAGTAACTCGCAAAATACAAAGCCAACCTTTAGCCTCAAAAGTGCCAGGAGCGTTAAGAGTGATTTTCTTATCTATGCAGTGGGTATCTCACCTCAAGCGACTTTAGCGGCATTTAGCAAGAATGAGCAAAATGATATAAGCCTTATCCATCTGCCCACATTAGAGGAAAAATATATACTTAAAGGTGCGACCTCGCTTATTAATAGCATTATTTTTTATGATGAAAAGACGATTGTTTCAGGCAATGATGATAAAAATTTCATTATTTGGACGCTTGATTAG
- a CDS encoding nitrate reductase cytochrome c-type subunit, producing MKTYIRIFIVGLLGLVFAACGDSNEKALKDSEIGLRKVDLQNEQDVALLQYGYSEAMAGESTRIERSYENAPPMIPHSTEGMLPITQDNNQCLMCHDPAFAADLGAIPVPASHTYDLRTNKDLGEVAAARFNCVLCHTPQADVAPAVANTFTPTFRTQDAKSSSNLLDVLNEGVK from the coding sequence ATGAAAACATACATACGAATTTTTATTGTTGGATTGCTTGGATTAGTGTTTGCTGCTTGTGGAGATTCTAATGAGAAAGCACTTAAAGATAGTGAAATTGGCTTAAGAAAAGTGGATTTGCAAAATGAGCAAGATGTGGCATTGCTTCAATATGGATATAGTGAGGCTATGGCGGGTGAAAGCACGAGGATTGAGCGCTCCTACGAGAATGCACCGCCTATGATTCCACATAGCACGGAGGGTATGCTGCCTATCACACAAGATAACAATCAATGTCTTATGTGCCACGACCCTGCTTTTGCCGCTGATTTGGGTGCGATACCTGTGCCTGCTTCACATACCTATGACTTGCGGACAAACAAAGATTTAGGCGAGGTGGCCGCTGCACGATTTAATTGTGTATTGTGTCATACGCCACAAGCAGATGTAGCCCCTGCGGTTGCAAATACCTTTACCCCTACATTCCGCACACAAGATGCTAAAAGCTCATCAAATCTCCTTGATGTTCTTAATGAGGGCGTAAAGTAG
- the napH gene encoding quinol dehydrogenase ferredoxin subunit NapH — MKLFKMRFLLLRRLAQLLILALFVLGNYSIGTLKNVQSKEEVTIFGGNIESLLGDSSSVVAKQSSVFSHIAQGNLSYAQWFGIFPLSDPLAALQIFFAGGGLALDVWLGVLLVATLYGVFLGRAYCAFVCPINLITDLANFLRAKLGFNRTQRMVFLSRSSRFVILALSLILSALFGVAAFELISPISMLHRGLVFGMGFGIFAILAVFLFDLLVVKNGFCGHICPLGATYSLIGKFALLRVKHTLANCTKCMQCVRVCPEPDVLKPVGKEDGAFKTMTCLRCGRCIEVCDDNALHFSILNFTHKERK; from the coding sequence ATGAAGCTTTTTAAAATGAGATTCCTGCTTCTTAGACGTTTGGCTCAATTACTTATTCTCGCGCTCTTTGTGCTGGGTAATTACTCTATTGGCACACTTAAAAACGTGCAAAGCAAAGAAGAGGTGACTATCTTTGGTGGTAATATTGAATCTTTGCTTGGAGATTCTAGCTCGGTAGTAGCAAAGCAATCAAGTGTGTTTAGCCATATCGCGCAGGGGAATCTAAGCTATGCGCAATGGTTTGGAATCTTCCCACTTAGCGACCCTTTGGCTGCGTTGCAAATATTCTTTGCTGGTGGTGGGTTAGCGCTTGATGTGTGGCTGGGTGTTTTGCTCGTAGCGACTCTTTATGGCGTATTTTTGGGAAGAGCGTATTGCGCCTTCGTATGCCCTATCAATCTCATAACCGATTTGGCAAATTTCTTACGCGCTAAACTAGGGTTTAATCGTACCCAACGTATGGTTTTCCTCTCACGCTCAAGCCGCTTTGTGATTTTAGCCTTAAGCTTAATCTTAAGCGCATTATTTGGTGTAGCGGCATTTGAGCTTATTAGCCCCATCTCTATGCTACATCGTGGCTTAGTTTTTGGTATGGGATTTGGTATTTTTGCTATTTTGGCGGTATTTTTATTTGATTTGCTTGTGGTTAAAAATGGCTTTTGTGGGCATATCTGTCCGCTTGGGGCGACTTATAGTCTTATTGGCAAATTTGCACTTTTGCGTGTGAAGCATACACTTGCAAACTGCACAAAATGTATGCAATGTGTGCGAGTATGCCCTGAGCCTGATGTGTTAAAGCCTGTTGGCAAGGAAGATGGTGCATTTAAAACAATGACTTGTTTGCGCTGTGGGAGATGTATCGAGGTGTGCGATGATAATGCACTGCATTTTAGTATTTTAAACTTCACACATAAGGAGAGAAAATGA
- the napG gene encoding ferredoxin-type protein NapG, with protein sequence MQEPLNPKRREALLKIGQNTGFALFGALLWGAYINVAKAGNANILRPPGASKNDAEFIANCIKCGLCVESCPFYTLRLATSNDETTLGTPLFEPRKVPCYMCEDIPCAAACPTSALDIKRLYEPKKPEVGVAYTEPSINNATMGVAVVDSKHCVAYAGIQCDACYRACPLIDKAIVLEYKRNERTGKHGFLLPVVDSDYCTGCGKCEKACVTELPTIIVLPRSVALGKMGTNYIKGWDKLDENRLFELKEQKNKPKALPNETLDYLNSSFGDL encoded by the coding sequence ATGCAAGAACCGCTCAATCCCAAAAGACGAGAAGCTCTCCTAAAGATAGGGCAAAATACTGGTTTTGCCCTATTTGGTGCGCTTTTATGGGGAGCATATATTAATGTCGCTAAAGCCGGGAATGCCAATATTTTGCGTCCACCGGGTGCGAGTAAAAATGATGCGGAGTTTATTGCTAATTGCATTAAATGCGGACTTTGCGTAGAATCTTGCCCATTTTACACATTAAGACTAGCAACATCAAATGATGAAACTACGCTTGGCACACCATTATTTGAGCCACGTAAAGTGCCTTGCTATATGTGTGAGGATATTCCGTGTGCGGCAGCTTGTCCTACCAGTGCGCTTGATATAAAGCGGCTTTATGAGCCTAAAAAGCCAGAGGTTGGAGTGGCATACACAGAGCCTAGTATTAATAATGCGACTATGGGTGTGGCGGTGGTGGATTCTAAACATTGTGTGGCTTATGCGGGAATTCAATGTGATGCGTGCTATCGCGCTTGCCCGCTTATAGATAAAGCTATTGTGTTGGAATATAAACGTAATGAGCGCACAGGAAAGCATGGATTCTTGTTACCTGTGGTAGATAGTGATTATTGCACGGGCTGTGGTAAATGCGAAAAGGCTTGTGTGACGGAGTTGCCTACCATCATTGTTTTGCCTCGTAGTGTGGCGTTAGGCAAGATGGGGACAAACTATATCAAAGGTTGGGATAAGCTCGATGAAAATCGGCTTTTTGAGTTAAAAGAGCAAAAAAATAAGCCTAAAGCCTTACCTAATGAGACTTTGGACTATCTTAATAGTTCGTTTGGAGATTTGTAA